The Nitrospira sp. genome contains a region encoding:
- the mazG gene encoding nucleoside triphosphate pyrophosphohydrolase, with protein sequence MSTRFTKVVELMAALRAQDGCPWDRKQTHESLKPYLLEETYEVLETIDQHDVQKLREELGDVLLQVIFHSQIAAEAGTFTVDDVLDTLATKLIRRHPHVFGTGDQAGRAANSEQVLAQWEEIKRAEREAAGHTASALAGVPKTLPALLRAYQIQARAARVGFDWPQNDAGLEQIIGKILEEIGELREALASNRASVNAGSDRQGSREEVEAELGDLLFSLVNLARFLKSNPEDALRRATNRFIDRFHLVETQAEAKGRSLTDMTLAEMDELWEEAKRRLQSPHRDTTPQVGDRTL encoded by the coding sequence ATGTCGACACGATTTACCAAAGTGGTTGAGCTCATGGCTGCGTTGCGCGCGCAAGACGGATGCCCGTGGGATCGGAAGCAAACCCATGAGTCACTGAAACCATACCTGCTCGAAGAAACATACGAAGTCCTTGAGACGATCGATCAGCATGACGTGCAGAAGTTACGTGAGGAACTTGGGGATGTTCTCCTGCAAGTCATCTTCCATAGCCAGATAGCCGCTGAAGCCGGGACGTTTACCGTCGACGATGTGCTCGACACGCTCGCCACGAAGTTGATCCGCAGACATCCCCATGTCTTCGGCACCGGCGACCAGGCGGGACGCGCGGCGAATAGCGAGCAAGTTCTGGCCCAATGGGAGGAAATCAAGCGCGCAGAACGCGAAGCCGCCGGCCACACGGCGTCAGCCTTAGCAGGAGTGCCGAAAACGTTGCCGGCGTTGTTGCGGGCCTATCAGATTCAAGCCCGAGCGGCACGAGTCGGCTTCGATTGGCCACAGAACGATGCGGGGCTGGAACAGATCATCGGAAAAATTCTCGAGGAAATCGGCGAACTGCGTGAGGCGCTGGCGTCGAATCGAGCGAGCGTGAACGCGGGTTCCGACCGGCAGGGCTCCCGCGAGGAGGTTGAGGCTGAGCTCGGGGATCTGCTGTTTTCTCTGGTCAACCTCGCCCGCTTTCTCAAGTCGAATCCTGAAGACGCGCTGCGCCGGGCGACGAATCGCTTCATCGATCGCTTCCATCTCGTGGAAACGCAAGCTGAAGCGAAAGGCCGATCGTTGACGGACATGACCTTAGCCGAGATGGATGAGCTGTGGGAGGAAGCCAAACGCCGGTTGCAGAGCCCTCATCGAGATACCACACCGCAGGTCGGCGATCGCACACTATGA
- a CDS encoding sel1 repeat family protein yields the protein MAKKGYPGLVVVPPSDRSILRRRLVRWGLLIIAVIWIISTVTVWPPTFDNTDCQAGPDGEHSGNPSEKCGPPNQSATEAAPHQEEFSLTQVSQAEGLTETPNTIPTPTPTPHVDQSATRPASSQNSKTSPSVPSGLPPDRTMAPSGNQRSPASLPTGKSAPNPDVDAQLAEQGDAFAQYRLGRFYAQRNGPQAPESVTWYRKASNGLQRLAETGNGQAMYVLGVMYAYGRGVARNTEQARHWLTQAVERKITAAQPVLASLDEDQTSDPSRR from the coding sequence ATGGCCAAGAAAGGCTATCCTGGACTTGTAGTCGTACCTCCCAGCGATCGGTCGATCTTACGACGTCGATTGGTTCGTTGGGGGCTCCTCATTATCGCTGTGATCTGGATCATCTCGACGGTCACGGTATGGCCCCCCACGTTCGACAATACGGACTGCCAAGCCGGTCCCGACGGGGAACATTCGGGTAATCCCTCCGAGAAATGCGGCCCGCCGAATCAATCAGCCACGGAAGCAGCGCCTCATCAAGAAGAGTTCAGCCTCACGCAAGTATCACAGGCCGAAGGTCTGACTGAGACACCAAACACCATTCCTACTCCTACGCCAACTCCACATGTCGATCAGTCCGCGACGCGGCCGGCTTCCAGCCAAAACTCCAAGACCAGCCCCTCCGTTCCATCTGGTCTCCCCCCGGATCGGACCATGGCGCCTTCGGGTAATCAGAGATCGCCGGCAAGTCTACCGACGGGGAAGTCGGCGCCGAATCCGGATGTCGATGCTCAGCTCGCCGAACAGGGCGATGCATTTGCCCAATATCGTCTTGGACGTTTTTATGCACAACGGAATGGACCGCAAGCGCCCGAGTCCGTAACCTGGTACAGGAAAGCTTCAAACGGTCTCCAGCGCTTGGCCGAAACCGGCAACGGACAAGCGATGTATGTTCTCGGCGTCATGTATGCCTACGGACGCGGAGTGGCAAGAAATACGGAACAGGCGCGGCACTGGCTGACCCAGGCTGTTGAACGGAAGATTACCGCGGCTCAGCCGGTCCTTGCGAGTTTGGACGAGGATCAGACTTCTGATCCAAGCCGCAGATGA
- a CDS encoding cytochrome-b5 reductase, protein MESVTRIKTKTPSPYRLTAIEIDTHDTKTFRFELPTDATLDMLPGDFLYVHATINEKALKRPYTPSSLPGTTGFFELTVKRYETGLVSKFLHDRGIGDSILISGPNPGGHWVDGMAKRVGFVAGGTGITPMISIIRWILTKKIDAELFLLFANKTESDIIFRREWERALRDYPNFHCHHVLEQPPPGWSGSSGRLTRDILRRHLPAPDADTRIFLCGPPPMVDSLEATLKELGYPEQTVILP, encoded by the coding sequence ATGGAATCTGTCACCCGGATCAAGACGAAAACGCCGAGTCCGTACAGGCTGACGGCGATCGAGATCGACACGCATGACACAAAGACCTTCCGGTTCGAACTCCCCACCGATGCGACGCTGGATATGCTGCCCGGCGACTTTCTCTACGTCCATGCGACGATCAACGAAAAAGCCCTCAAACGGCCGTATACGCCGTCCTCGCTGCCCGGTACGACCGGCTTCTTCGAACTGACCGTCAAGCGTTACGAAACCGGCCTCGTCTCCAAGTTTCTCCATGATCGGGGAATCGGAGACAGCATCCTGATAAGCGGACCGAACCCGGGCGGCCATTGGGTGGACGGCATGGCAAAACGAGTGGGATTCGTGGCCGGAGGCACCGGCATCACGCCGATGATTTCCATCATTCGCTGGATTCTTACCAAAAAGATCGATGCAGAGTTATTCCTGCTCTTCGCCAACAAAACAGAATCGGACATTATCTTTCGACGGGAGTGGGAGCGAGCTCTCCGGGACTATCCGAACTTTCATTGCCACCACGTGTTGGAACAGCCCCCGCCCGGATGGTCGGGTAGCTCAGGCCGACTTACCCGTGACATCCTGCGCCGACACCTTCCCGCTCCCGATGCCGACACCCGCATTTTCCTCTGCGGTCCCCCTCCGATGGTCGACTCTCTGGAAGCGACACTTAAAGAACTCGGTTATCCTGAGCAGACCGTGATCCTTCCCTGA
- a CDS encoding class I SAM-dependent methyltransferase — MSRGGLLSQTTRTIVGKAVSHGIQRLARRVRANGGQPLDLVLPDGSRLNFGQEPRVVMAIRDPNLLSVLTHPTLGSLGEAFVDGRIDIDGDIMSVIAGAQRLVEAGGSPATARIPASSACHTPKQDLDDIKHHYDVGNDFYRLWLDTRMVYSCAYFQTGEETIDVAQEAKLDHICRKLRLQPGERFLDIGCGWGGLILHAAQRYGVRAVGITLSDNQFALAKELIKAAGLDRQVTVLQLDYRDAPERFGEGTFDKISSIGMFEHVGQKNFSTYFGVARCLLRDRGLFMNHGITSSDADGRTVGSGVSEFMDKYVFPHTELPHLHAVIREMARQQFEVYDVESLRPHYALTLAHWSRKLEGRLSTAREVIGERTLRIWRTYLAGSSLAFSQGWLNVYQMLASRQEAAGPTEFPLTKTWIYQ; from the coding sequence ATGTCCCGTGGCGGTTTACTCTCCCAGACGACCCGGACAATTGTCGGCAAGGCAGTGAGTCATGGAATCCAGCGTTTGGCAAGAAGAGTCCGAGCAAATGGAGGTCAACCGCTCGACCTCGTCCTCCCGGATGGCTCACGTCTCAACTTCGGCCAAGAACCTCGAGTCGTGATGGCGATCCGTGATCCGAACTTGTTGTCGGTACTGACCCATCCAACCCTCGGATCACTCGGCGAAGCCTTTGTCGATGGCCGCATCGATATCGACGGCGACATCATGTCTGTGATCGCCGGCGCTCAGCGCCTTGTGGAAGCCGGCGGCTCGCCGGCAACGGCTCGGATCCCCGCCTCATCGGCCTGCCACACACCGAAACAGGATCTGGATGACATTAAACATCACTATGACGTCGGGAATGACTTTTATCGGCTCTGGCTCGATACGCGCATGGTCTACTCTTGCGCGTATTTCCAGACCGGCGAGGAAACGATCGACGTCGCGCAAGAAGCCAAGCTCGATCACATCTGCCGCAAACTACGCCTTCAGCCCGGTGAACGCTTTCTCGACATCGGCTGCGGCTGGGGCGGGCTGATTCTGCATGCTGCACAGCGTTACGGAGTACGAGCTGTCGGCATCACACTCTCGGATAACCAGTTCGCCTTAGCCAAGGAACTCATCAAGGCAGCGGGGCTCGATCGACAGGTCACGGTTTTGCAATTGGACTACCGGGATGCACCGGAACGGTTCGGGGAAGGCACCTTTGACAAGATTTCGAGTATTGGAATGTTTGAGCACGTCGGTCAAAAGAATTTCTCCACCTACTTTGGCGTGGCGCGTTGCCTGCTGCGCGATCGCGGGCTGTTCATGAACCACGGGATTACCTCATCCGACGCCGACGGCCGCACCGTGGGATCCGGAGTGAGTGAGTTCATGGACAAATATGTGTTCCCCCACACCGAATTACCCCATCTCCACGCAGTGATCCGTGAGATGGCCAGACAGCAGTTCGAAGTCTACGATGTCGAAAGCCTGAGACCACATTATGCCCTGACACTCGCACACTGGTCGCGCAAACTGGAAGGGAGGTTAAGCACTGCCCGAGAAGTGATCGGCGAACGGACCCTGCGTATCTGGCGCACGTACTTGGCAGGCTCATCGCTGGCCTTTTCGCAGGGCTGGCTGAACGTGTATCAGATGCTTGCCAGCCGCCAGGAAGCCGCCGGCCCGACCGAATTCCCGTTGACCAAAACCTGGATCTATCAGTGA
- the hemG gene encoding protoporphyrinogen oxidase, translated as MTRPRTVVIVGGGISGLATAFSLQEQATKAGLPIRCTILESESSWGGKIVTHRIGEIVTEAGPDSFLSQKHAGLELCTKLGLADQLINTNETAKKACVLQGGRLHDLPEGLLSFVPKQLGVFLRSGLLTWAGLIRMGLEIAVPPGSRTGDESLADFLRRRFGPQAFERVLEPLMSGIYAGDAEQMSLRATFPRFFELEQQHGSVVRGMMEAKKAPLPPSSSHPRRTMFISLKNGLGDLVNALVQRLAQQGVELRWGCRVEALRVRSHELGRWMYDLILHDGSALSAESVVLATPAYIAADLLRPLTPIAGGLLDMIPYASTATIAMMFPAQAVPEAIDGFGFIVPRIERRDLIAATWTSRKWPHRAPVDRLLVRCYVGGVGREDILQLDDNALTGKVRTELSDICGISAEPSYTEVNRWWKGMPQYTLGHLDRLAQLDAAVGRYPGLVLTGAGYRGVGIPDCISDGTVAAGRVMRDLLGGIGSDGRRTVDLDSA; from the coding sequence GTGACTCGACCACGCACAGTCGTGATAGTGGGTGGCGGCATTTCCGGCCTGGCCACTGCGTTTTCACTGCAAGAGCAGGCAACAAAGGCCGGCCTTCCCATCCGTTGCACAATCCTCGAATCTGAATCATCCTGGGGCGGAAAGATCGTCACTCACCGGATCGGCGAGATTGTGACGGAAGCCGGACCGGACTCCTTCCTCTCCCAAAAACACGCCGGTCTTGAACTGTGCACGAAGTTGGGACTCGCCGATCAGCTCATCAATACCAATGAGACGGCCAAGAAAGCCTGTGTCTTGCAGGGTGGACGGCTGCACGATTTACCCGAGGGCCTGCTCTCATTTGTTCCAAAACAATTGGGAGTCTTCCTGCGAAGTGGGCTGCTCACTTGGGCGGGGTTGATTCGCATGGGACTGGAGATCGCTGTTCCGCCAGGTTCGCGCACAGGCGATGAGTCGTTGGCTGATTTCCTTCGCCGACGGTTCGGCCCACAGGCATTTGAGCGGGTATTGGAACCGCTCATGTCCGGGATCTACGCGGGGGATGCCGAGCAGATGAGCCTGCGAGCCACGTTCCCCCGGTTCTTCGAGCTGGAACAGCAGCATGGGAGTGTCGTTCGCGGCATGATGGAGGCCAAGAAAGCTCCCTTGCCGCCGTCGTCAAGCCATCCACGGCGGACGATGTTCATCAGCCTGAAAAACGGACTGGGAGACCTCGTGAACGCCCTGGTGCAACGGTTGGCGCAGCAGGGTGTGGAGCTTCGCTGGGGTTGCCGAGTCGAGGCGCTGAGGGTGAGATCGCATGAATTGGGCCGTTGGATGTATGACCTTATTCTGCACGATGGATCGGCGCTTTCCGCGGAAAGTGTGGTTCTGGCGACACCGGCGTATATTGCAGCGGACCTGTTGCGTCCGTTGACGCCGATCGCCGGCGGATTACTCGATATGATTCCCTACGCGTCCACTGCCACGATTGCCATGATGTTTCCTGCCCAGGCCGTGCCTGAGGCGATCGATGGATTCGGGTTCATCGTGCCGCGGATCGAAAGGCGGGATTTGATCGCGGCCACCTGGACTTCGCGCAAGTGGCCCCATCGTGCGCCGGTCGATCGACTACTGGTACGCTGTTATGTTGGCGGGGTAGGGCGTGAAGATATTCTGCAACTGGACGACAACGCCTTGACGGGGAAAGTACGTACCGAACTCAGTGACATATGCGGTATCAGTGCGGAGCCGAGTTACACAGAAGTGAACCGGTGGTGGAAGGGGATGCCGCAGTACACGCTCGGCCACCTCGACCGATTGGCGCAACTCGATGCGGCAGTGGGCCGCTATCCTGGACTCGTCCTCACAGGAGCCGGTTATCGTGGAGTCGGTATTCCCGATTGCATCTCCGACGGGACGGTCGCAGCCGGGCGGGTCATGCGGGATTTACTCGGCGGAATCGGCAGCGATGGTCGACGTACCGTGGATCTGGACTCAGCCTAA
- the hemH gene encoding ferrochelatase, which translates to MPETTRHTAVLLMAMGGPDCLENVEPFLRDVRGGRPTPPELVEEIRERYRVTGGKSPAVGITQEVAKKLEQQLNKSGDGRYRVHVGLRHWHPFIKETYAKLLKESPEQIIGVCMAPQQSSLSTGAYRKKVEEARTELEDRTGVTYPDSWHRHPRLIGAIVDNIRQGLLAFPSAVQATVPVLFTAHSLPERIVAMKDPYPEEVKGTVESVTRLLGSQPTYFAYQSQGRSSEPWLGPTVEEMLDTICRSGHRHVLVAPIGFICDHVETLFDIDIELKQLAANKGMYLERMAMLNDSPALIETLRDVLTVHESSLRIPS; encoded by the coding sequence ATGCCGGAGACGACACGTCACACTGCGGTTTTGCTCATGGCCATGGGCGGGCCCGATTGTCTGGAGAACGTCGAACCGTTTCTGCGGGATGTTCGAGGGGGACGGCCGACACCTCCCGAGTTGGTGGAGGAAATTCGTGAACGGTACCGGGTCACCGGCGGAAAATCCCCGGCCGTCGGCATCACTCAAGAAGTGGCGAAGAAATTGGAACAGCAACTGAACAAATCGGGCGACGGGCGATACCGCGTGCACGTCGGGTTGCGTCATTGGCATCCCTTCATCAAAGAGACATACGCCAAGCTGCTGAAAGAATCGCCGGAGCAGATTATCGGGGTGTGCATGGCTCCTCAACAGTCCTCACTGAGCACCGGAGCGTATCGAAAGAAAGTCGAAGAGGCTCGTACTGAGTTGGAGGATCGTACCGGCGTGACTTATCCCGACAGCTGGCATCGGCATCCTCGGCTGATCGGTGCTATTGTAGACAATATCCGGCAAGGGCTTCTCGCATTTCCATCGGCTGTGCAAGCAACGGTGCCGGTGCTCTTCACGGCCCATAGTCTTCCCGAACGGATTGTGGCGATGAAGGATCCATATCCAGAGGAGGTCAAGGGCACGGTCGAATCTGTGACCCGGCTCTTGGGGAGTCAACCGACCTACTTCGCCTATCAAAGTCAGGGGCGGTCTTCTGAGCCGTGGCTGGGGCCCACCGTGGAGGAGATGCTCGATACGATCTGCCGGTCAGGACACCGACATGTCTTGGTGGCCCCCATCGGGTTCATTTGTGACCACGTGGAAACTCTCTTCGACATCGATATTGAATTAAAGCAGTTGGCGGCCAACAAGGGTATGTATCTCGAGCGCATGGCCATGCTGAACGACTCGCCCGCACTCATCGAGACGTTACGCGACGTGTTGACGGTACACGAATCCTCTCTCCGCATTCCGTCGTGA
- the hemE gene encoding uroporphyrinogen decarboxylase: protein MNDRFLRACRREPVDCTPVWFMRQAGRYMAEYRTLRAKHSILEMCKTPELAAQVTLQPIDRFPLDAAIIFADILLPLEPMGLSLEFAAGEGPVIHNPVRDRTAVDQLKVIDGDELNYVAEAIRQARRALNGRVPLIGFAGAPFTLASYAIEGGGSRNYLHTKQMMYGDPTAWHRLMDKFARVLTGYLRRQIKAGAQAIQLFDSWVGCLSAGDYVEYVMPHVQRIFEGLKREGVPMIHFGTGTTAILRQMREAGGDVIGIDWRIHLDEAWTMVGHDRAVQGNLDPLALFAPLHEIERRVEDILRRAGGRTGHIFNLGHGILPTTPVDHVAATIDMVHKLSQR, encoded by the coding sequence ATGAACGACCGATTTCTCAGAGCATGTCGCCGTGAACCCGTCGACTGTACACCGGTGTGGTTTATGCGTCAGGCCGGACGCTACATGGCCGAGTATCGGACTCTGCGCGCAAAACACTCGATCCTCGAAATGTGCAAAACGCCTGAGCTTGCGGCTCAAGTCACCCTTCAGCCGATCGATCGGTTTCCACTGGATGCCGCTATTATTTTTGCCGACATTCTTCTTCCGTTGGAGCCGATGGGACTCAGCCTCGAGTTTGCCGCTGGGGAGGGACCGGTCATCCACAATCCGGTTCGCGACCGAACGGCGGTGGACCAGCTGAAAGTCATCGACGGTGATGAACTGAATTATGTCGCCGAAGCCATTCGGCAAGCGCGACGCGCGCTCAACGGGCGGGTGCCTTTGATCGGCTTTGCCGGTGCGCCGTTTACACTCGCCAGTTATGCGATAGAAGGCGGAGGCTCACGCAACTATTTGCACACCAAGCAGATGATGTATGGGGATCCCACCGCATGGCATCGGCTCATGGACAAGTTCGCGCGGGTGCTCACCGGCTATCTCCGGCGACAGATCAAAGCGGGGGCTCAGGCGATTCAACTGTTCGACAGCTGGGTCGGGTGTCTTTCGGCGGGTGATTATGTCGAGTATGTGATGCCGCACGTCCAGCGGATTTTCGAGGGTCTCAAGCGGGAAGGCGTCCCGATGATTCATTTCGGCACCGGCACGACCGCTATTCTTCGGCAGATGCGTGAAGCGGGCGGCGATGTCATCGGGATCGATTGGCGAATTCATCTGGACGAAGCTTGGACGATGGTCGGGCACGATCGCGCCGTGCAAGGCAACCTGGACCCGCTGGCGCTGTTCGCGCCGCTCCATGAAATCGAACGCAGGGTCGAGGACATTTTGCGTCGGGCCGGAGGGCGTACCGGACACATTTTCAATCTCGGTCACGGGATCTTGCCCACGACACCTGTTGATCATGTGGCCGCGACGATCGACATGGTGCACAAGCTCAGCCAACGGTGA
- a CDS encoding acyl-CoA desaturase: MSDVQTLRPTKAQEFWYSFLRWFDSWAGLEHTKVDGPPKVDWVRSIPFIAVHLMCLGVLWVGWSWTAVAVAIGFYYIRMFAITGWYHRYFSHRTFKTSRTVQFLFALLGGSCAQRGPLWWAGHHRHHHIASDTPDDVHSPRQGGFLWSHMGWVMSQTHYAPRLKGIADFAKFPELRFLDRFDVLVPTITGFGMFGFGQLLEAFAPGLGTNGPQMLIWGFFISTVALFHGTCTINSLSHVYGSQRYETGDDSRNNFFLALITMGEGWHNNHHYYPASTRQGFYWWEIDMSYYCLKGLEWLGLVWDVRGVPEYVREGKTKQDSDRSVLKKKIEVALTEATELPASQPQLELTR, encoded by the coding sequence ATGTCCGACGTGCAAACGCTTCGCCCGACTAAAGCCCAGGAATTTTGGTACTCTTTTCTCCGCTGGTTTGACTCCTGGGCGGGCTTGGAACACACAAAAGTCGACGGCCCCCCCAAGGTGGACTGGGTACGTAGTATCCCTTTCATCGCCGTGCATCTGATGTGCCTGGGAGTGCTCTGGGTTGGATGGAGCTGGACCGCGGTCGCCGTGGCAATCGGGTTTTATTACATCCGTATGTTTGCGATCACCGGATGGTATCACCGATACTTCTCGCATCGCACCTTCAAGACCTCCCGCACCGTCCAGTTCTTATTTGCGTTATTGGGCGGCTCCTGCGCGCAACGCGGTCCCTTGTGGTGGGCCGGTCATCATCGTCATCACCACATCGCATCCGACACACCGGACGATGTGCATTCCCCACGCCAAGGGGGATTCCTGTGGTCACACATGGGCTGGGTGATGTCGCAAACCCATTACGCTCCGCGTCTCAAGGGAATCGCCGATTTCGCAAAGTTTCCGGAGCTGCGGTTTCTCGATCGATTTGACGTCCTCGTTCCCACCATCACCGGGTTCGGAATGTTCGGCTTCGGCCAGTTGTTGGAAGCCTTTGCACCCGGACTGGGCACCAACGGACCCCAGATGCTGATCTGGGGATTTTTCATCTCGACCGTGGCACTGTTTCATGGGACCTGCACCATCAACTCTCTGTCACATGTCTACGGGTCACAACGGTACGAAACCGGCGACGACAGCCGAAACAACTTCTTCCTGGCTCTGATTACCATGGGAGAAGGGTGGCACAACAATCATCATTATTACCCAGCTTCCACCAGACAAGGCTTTTACTGGTGGGAAATCGACATGAGCTACTACTGCCTGAAAGGGCTGGAGTGGTTAGGACTCGTCTGGGATGTCCGAGGTGTCCCGGAGTATGTGCGTGAAGGAAAAACCAAGCAAGACTCCGACCGTAGCGTGCTCAAAAAGAAGATTGAAGTGGCGCTTACCGAGGCCACGGAGCTTCCAGCCTCGCAGCCTCAACTCGAGCTAACCCGCTAG
- a CDS encoding DMT family transporter has protein sequence MPRLALLLTTVIWGATFPATKAALEQIAPLSFLLLRFFLGTVLILLWLVFSRRRLHYDRAVLEASALTTVFLFLGYLLQTVGLRYTSASSSAFLTALYVIFVPLILLRIDRRVVLATGIAVVGLWLLVKPTTSMNVGDLMTLGCALAFAGHIICLERFTRQVDAPSLLVWQMVAMTVLFLPAPWWEEVTSSSFAPTTVLLIGLGVTGVLATLAFAVQIWAQQLVPAQQVALLFASEPAYAAWLSWYFLGETLDVQGWIGSALILLAVVIGAFGG, from the coding sequence ATGCCGCGACTTGCACTCCTGCTGACCACCGTTATCTGGGGAGCCACATTCCCGGCCACCAAGGCGGCGCTTGAGCAGATCGCTCCGCTGTCTTTCTTGCTGCTCCGATTTTTCCTGGGCACCGTACTCATCCTGCTCTGGCTTGTGTTCAGCCGACGCCGACTGCATTACGATCGTGCGGTGCTAGAGGCGAGTGCGCTCACCACCGTCTTCCTCTTTCTCGGGTACCTGCTGCAAACTGTCGGACTCCGGTATACGAGCGCATCGAGTTCAGCCTTTCTGACGGCGCTGTACGTGATTTTTGTCCCGCTGATCCTGCTACGGATCGACCGGCGAGTCGTGCTGGCCACGGGGATCGCCGTCGTCGGACTATGGTTGTTGGTGAAGCCCACTACATCCATGAATGTGGGGGATTTGATGACGTTGGGCTGCGCCCTCGCGTTTGCAGGGCATATCATTTGTCTTGAGCGCTTCACCCGGCAAGTCGATGCGCCGTCGCTGCTCGTCTGGCAAATGGTGGCGATGACAGTGCTGTTTCTTCCTGCTCCGTGGTGGGAAGAGGTGACATCAAGTTCTTTTGCGCCCACTACCGTCCTGCTGATCGGTCTTGGCGTCACCGGTGTTCTGGCCACGCTGGCGTTTGCTGTCCAAATCTGGGCTCAGCAACTGGTTCCCGCTCAGCAGGTGGCGTTACTGTTTGCATCCGAGCCTGCCTACGCGGCCTGGCTCTCGTGGTACTTTCTCGGAGAGACGTTGGATGTGCAAGGGTGGATCGGGAGCGCGCTCATCTTATTGGCGGTAGTGATCGGTGCGTTTGGCGGCTGA
- a CDS encoding zinc ribbon domain-containing protein — protein MPLYEYRCGQCEKEFEATQSVHARVEDTECPHCHARQATRLLSSFSSNVIGERKPGFSEIKANAMVNERMQRFSKLPPLNVQRNVPPPNMSSESDSCSSEGSNPGS, from the coding sequence GTGCCATTGTATGAATACCGTTGTGGACAGTGCGAGAAAGAATTCGAAGCCACTCAGTCCGTCCATGCGAGGGTCGAGGACACCGAGTGTCCCCATTGCCATGCACGGCAGGCGACCCGGCTCCTATCTTCTTTCTCATCCAATGTCATTGGTGAGCGCAAACCCGGGTTTTCTGAGATCAAGGCCAACGCAATGGTCAATGAACGGATGCAGCGATTCTCTAAGTTGCCGCCTTTAAATGTACAGCGCAATGTGCCGCCGCCGAACATGTCATCCGAATCAGACTCCTGTTCGAGCGAGGGGTCCAATCCAGGATCATAA
- a CDS encoding substrate-binding domain-containing protein: MDGLRGCTVPSRSWLPLELGRMMPAKLFVSGLFIGLLLCQSPAFAVAQTAGSLAIAGNGPEQATIEALARAFEKANPRAYIDILWDEDSKPLQLVKTGHAQIAVTGAEDPALMGTQIGWDGIGILVHLSNFTKEVTKQQAADIFSGKIKEWSELGGPETKILLIDRPHNQNIREAFESQLGIPGKIPGNAKVIGGDETVVKTVVGTLPPLSAASYISLSTGLSVVSGGVAVRLLQVDKVEPEIPTVKDGRYSLRRPLLLLANKEPNPLVDAFTKFALSPPGQAIIGETYVPMPSK, from the coding sequence ATGGATGGACTTCGTGGCTGCACCGTACCAAGTCGGTCGTGGCTTCCCTTGGAACTGGGAAGGATGATGCCCGCAAAACTGTTCGTCAGCGGGCTGTTCATCGGCCTGCTCCTCTGCCAGTCGCCTGCATTTGCCGTCGCCCAAACTGCCGGAAGCCTTGCCATCGCCGGCAATGGACCGGAGCAAGCCACCATCGAAGCGCTGGCGCGCGCGTTTGAGAAAGCCAACCCTCGTGCCTATATCGATATTCTATGGGACGAGGATTCCAAGCCGTTGCAGTTGGTCAAAACCGGCCACGCACAGATTGCCGTGACAGGAGCCGAGGACCCAGCGCTGATGGGCACCCAGATCGGCTGGGACGGTATCGGCATTCTGGTCCACTTGTCCAACTTCACCAAGGAAGTCACGAAGCAACAGGCCGCCGACATCTTTTCTGGAAAAATCAAAGAATGGTCCGAACTGGGCGGACCAGAGACCAAGATCCTTCTGATCGACCGGCCGCACAATCAAAACATCCGCGAGGCCTTCGAGTCTCAACTCGGCATCCCTGGGAAAATTCCTGGAAACGCCAAAGTCATCGGTGGAGATGAGACAGTCGTCAAGACCGTCGTTGGAACCCTTCCTCCCTTGTCTGCTGCATCGTATATCTCCTTGAGCACCGGTCTCTCCGTGGTCTCAGGCGGTGTCGCCGTCCGATTACTGCAAGTCGATAAAGTCGAGCCTGAAATACCGACGGTAAAAGATGGGCGGTACAGCCTGCGACGCCCTCTGCTGCTGCTGGCTAATAAGGAGCCAAATCCCCTGGTTGATGCCTTTACCAAATTTGCATTGTCTCCGCCCGGTCAAGCGATCATCGGAGAAACGTATGTGCCCATGCCGAGCAAGTAA